The following proteins come from a genomic window of Brevibacillus antibioticus:
- a CDS encoding SF0329 family protein: MSWSKLKKQLESFLCPALDGRVEYSATGYRYLPDKSGICYIAVDKKNVLNMSDITSSIRWYQTEQEIKNDSEIQIPISDEEIEAIRKDTKGNVPEDRLKVIARNRKISEYAKELLSAQTSLSKSNFIVVANTFLSSSIEESIESNDILLNILALVDRRVGKKRILNMAEKMKVKHPIVQYFYELRLSTL, translated from the coding sequence ATGTCCTGGAGCAAATTGAAGAAACAACTGGAGAGCTTTCTCTGTCCTGCGTTAGATGGAAGGGTCGAATACAGTGCAACTGGTTACCGTTATTTACCTGATAAATCAGGAATTTGTTATATTGCCGTAGATAAAAAGAACGTACTTAATATGAGTGATATAACTAGCTCGATCAGATGGTATCAAACGGAGCAGGAAATTAAGAATGATTCAGAGATCCAAATTCCTATCAGCGATGAAGAAATTGAAGCGATTAGAAAAGATACCAAGGGGAACGTTCCGGAGGATCGTCTAAAAGTAATTGCAAGAAATAGAAAAATATCGGAATATGCAAAGGAGCTTTTGTCAGCGCAGACCTCATTAAGTAAATCAAATTTTATCGTTGTGGCTAATACGTTTTTATCTAGTTCGATAGAGGAAAGCATAGAAAGTAATGATATCTTGTTGAATATTCTAGCTTTGGTGGACAGAAGGGTTGGAAAAAAGCGGATTTTAAACATGGCCGAGAAGATGAAGGTAAAGCATCCAATTGTGCAGTATTTTTATGAATTACGGCTTAGTACATTATGA
- a CDS encoding SagB family peptide dehydrogenase — protein sequence MAQVMHASEMGRVVSTDLQFQFPNCPQVSDCVVAIPIKEQGLYFEGTAEKQLIRGKASETFLPKLLEQLDGKRTFSQICESLPDYSQHFIYNALALLYMRGLLFDGTDDIEHQDDPYLQFIQRHLDHTRVNSSIRDCIHRMQEKTVCLYSDVSSDMNRKQLAELLTLYPIPLRMCSELPELLLVDRPIAVYIQNEYTTRDELLSFGRFCYKHGVPWLLITISKETVYLGPHFENYETLCVECFDQQWPIANMDDGSVNMSLEAMQMAMSSVAIDIINWRSRLTSTSFLRGVQSFHTTSMEQGYIEMMKVPTCNLCGSQSTASNEQLLVARFEDHIAFSSKHHLNPKDHQNHYKPVNLELATLSTSYPSAQKINLDNCEEDSLLKKWSEVWRYMAGWKHQQINNRPKRWSPTGGNLGSVDLYIVNNSIPNLKKGVYLYDPKNHGLECLGDDDMVTQLISCLPHNEHACGYIIQVGLYGKVASKYHQFAYKIIHLDAGVAFTQGRYTAYHTGLKLDVANQWSKQAISRILHLDNLYEHPTFVSVMGGGYREP from the coding sequence ATGGCTCAGGTTATGCATGCTAGCGAGATGGGAAGAGTAGTCTCAACGGATTTGCAATTTCAATTTCCTAATTGCCCACAAGTATCGGATTGCGTTGTGGCTATTCCGATAAAGGAGCAAGGTCTATATTTTGAAGGTACTGCAGAAAAACAACTAATACGTGGAAAAGCTAGTGAAACATTTTTACCCAAATTGTTGGAACAGTTAGATGGCAAACGTACATTTTCTCAAATTTGCGAGTCGTTACCTGATTATTCGCAACATTTCATTTATAATGCATTAGCACTACTTTATATGAGAGGATTACTGTTTGATGGTACAGATGATATAGAGCATCAAGATGATCCGTACTTACAGTTTATACAAAGACATCTTGACCATACACGAGTAAACAGTAGTATACGAGACTGTATTCACCGTATGCAGGAAAAAACAGTATGCTTATATTCAGATGTAAGTTCAGATATGAATCGCAAACAACTAGCAGAATTGCTTACATTGTATCCAATCCCCTTACGAATGTGTTCAGAATTACCAGAGTTATTATTAGTAGATAGACCTATTGCGGTTTATATTCAGAATGAGTATACGACTCGTGACGAGTTGTTATCATTCGGTAGATTTTGCTATAAGCATGGTGTTCCATGGTTGCTGATAACGATTTCTAAGGAAACAGTGTATCTAGGGCCTCATTTTGAAAATTACGAGACGTTGTGTGTGGAATGTTTTGATCAACAATGGCCTATAGCTAATATGGATGATGGGTCTGTAAACATGTCACTAGAAGCTATGCAAATGGCGATGTCAAGTGTAGCCATTGACATTATAAATTGGAGAAGTCGCTTAACTTCCACATCTTTTTTGCGTGGGGTTCAGTCATTTCATACTACTAGTATGGAACAAGGATATATTGAGATGATGAAGGTACCTACATGTAACTTATGTGGAAGTCAAAGTACAGCGAGTAATGAGCAGCTTTTAGTAGCACGTTTTGAGGATCATATTGCATTTTCTTCAAAACATCATTTAAATCCGAAGGATCATCAGAATCATTACAAGCCAGTTAATCTTGAATTGGCGACATTATCTACGTCCTATCCAAGTGCACAGAAGATTAACTTGGATAACTGTGAAGAGGATTCGTTGCTGAAAAAATGGAGTGAAGTATGGCGATATATGGCTGGTTGGAAACACCAACAGATAAATAATCGTCCTAAACGGTGGTCTCCAACTGGTGGAAATTTAGGTTCAGTAGATTTGTATATTGTCAATAATTCTATTCCTAATCTAAAAAAAGGAGTCTACTTGTACGATCCGAAGAATCATGGACTGGAATGTTTAGGTGATGATGATATGGTGACGCAACTCATATCATGCTTGCCACATAACGAACATGCATGTGGATATATTATACAAGTTGGGTTATATGGGAAAGTAGCATCTAAGTATCATCAGTTTGCATACAAGATTATTCATCTTGATGCCGGAGTAGCATTTACTCAAGGTAGATATACTGCGTATCATACTGGATTGAAGTTAGATGTAGCTAACCAATGGTCAAAACAGGCAATTAGTAGGATTCTTCATCTAGATAATTTATATGAACATCCTACTTTTGTTTCCGTGATGGGGGGTGGGTATCGTGAACCCTAA
- a CDS encoding nitroreductase family protein, which produces MNPNNIVQELIKEECFNVWNNSSGDNSNFDTFGSMRSWRKVLDERESFSFFDKEKDVEYDDLVQMLINNEKFIEQIAGTSLLEQYLLINRVNMHNDEAFSSRKVYRYSYPQNDIQEVADIPQHFTQEQLMLQKEFANAAVVVFFVGKIADRTATCGVTGYTNLLTIAGMVAHNMWLHSLSRGYEGTVFAGLLPRTLRMFTDIDGFTKAQMFAYCFGKR; this is translated from the coding sequence GTGAACCCTAATAATATCGTACAAGAATTAATAAAAGAAGAATGTTTCAATGTATGGAACAATTCATCTGGCGATAATAGTAATTTTGATACATTTGGCTCTATGAGAAGTTGGAGGAAAGTTCTTGATGAACGAGAGTCATTTAGCTTTTTTGATAAAGAAAAGGATGTTGAATATGACGACTTAGTTCAGATGCTAATTAATAATGAAAAATTTATAGAACAAATTGCAGGCACGTCTTTGCTTGAGCAGTACTTACTGATTAATCGCGTCAATATGCACAATGATGAAGCATTCTCATCGCGAAAAGTATATCGGTATTCTTATCCACAAAATGATATTCAAGAAGTTGCTGATATTCCTCAACATTTTACACAAGAACAACTCATGTTGCAGAAAGAATTTGCTAATGCTGCTGTTGTCGTATTTTTTGTTGGGAAAATAGCTGATCGAACCGCTACCTGCGGTGTGACTGGTTATACAAACTTATTAACAATCGCGGGCATGGTTGCTCATAATATGTGGTTGCATTCGCTTAGCCGTGGTTATGAAGGGACAGTATTCGCAGGATTATTGCCAAGAACATTAAGGATGTTTACCGATATTGATGGATTTACAAAAGCACAGATGTTTGCTTATTGTTTCGGTAAGCGGTAG
- a CDS encoding MFS transporter, whose product MSNKVKGLLTNTDFRRLWIGQTASQFGTQVALLGMPLVAALYLGASPMQMGLLGFAEYAPFIIFGLLAGVWIDRFPRRPILVAANFFRGALLLIVPLTALTGFLNMTGLYLVAFIVGICTVFFDVAYTSFLPSIVNKEQLVDGNSKLETSKSTAQIAGPGLSGGLEQLLTAPFAILFTSVSFFVSAVYIARIRKVETVVTDAKKPKNMWLEMKEGLHTVYTEPLLWGVVRCSTVFNLSWNVIFSVYVLYASQELKISASILGIIYGTLGVGFLFGSMLAQRAVRRFGVGPTIVGSATIAASGGLLAPLAVGSELSIALIMMTGQLLFGMGVSMFSISTVSLRQVIVPDALQGRVNATFRFISWGSLPLGSLIGGMIGGTMGLRFALFAGGIGLLASACTLLFTPFLQLRVKSFHELTLEKDVSVKS is encoded by the coding sequence ATGAGTAACAAGGTAAAAGGATTGTTAACGAACACAGATTTTCGCAGACTCTGGATTGGGCAAACGGCATCACAGTTTGGGACGCAGGTTGCATTGTTAGGAATGCCATTAGTGGCAGCTCTCTATTTAGGGGCCAGTCCCATGCAAATGGGGTTGCTTGGTTTTGCCGAGTATGCGCCATTTATCATTTTCGGTTTGCTCGCTGGTGTATGGATAGACAGATTTCCCCGGCGACCAATTCTTGTCGCCGCTAATTTTTTCAGGGGTGCATTACTGCTCATTGTGCCGCTGACAGCCTTAACTGGATTCCTGAATATGACCGGTCTATATTTAGTAGCCTTCATAGTGGGTATCTGTACTGTCTTTTTTGATGTTGCCTATACATCCTTTTTGCCTTCCATTGTGAACAAGGAGCAGCTTGTTGATGGGAATAGCAAGCTAGAGACAAGTAAATCTACTGCACAAATTGCTGGGCCGGGTTTATCAGGTGGACTGGAACAGTTACTCACCGCTCCTTTTGCAATATTGTTCACGTCGGTATCCTTTTTTGTATCCGCAGTGTACATAGCCCGGATTCGCAAGGTGGAGACAGTCGTGACAGATGCGAAAAAACCAAAAAACATGTGGCTGGAAATGAAAGAAGGGCTGCATACGGTTTACACAGAACCGTTGCTGTGGGGAGTGGTACGCTGCTCAACAGTCTTTAACCTTTCCTGGAATGTTATTTTTAGTGTTTATGTTCTGTATGCATCGCAAGAACTCAAAATCAGTGCGAGCATTCTTGGCATCATTTATGGAACGCTAGGAGTAGGGTTCCTATTTGGCTCTATGCTTGCCCAAAGGGCTGTACGTCGTTTTGGAGTAGGTCCAACAATTGTGGGCTCCGCTACGATCGCAGCAAGTGGTGGTTTGCTTGCTCCATTAGCAGTAGGATCAGAATTAAGTATTGCGTTGATTATGATGACGGGACAGCTTCTTTTCGGAATGGGTGTCTCAATGTTTAGCATTAGTACCGTCAGTTTACGTCAAGTAATTGTACCCGATGCCCTGCAAGGTCGCGTGAATGCTACATTTCGATTTATCTCGTGGGGTTCTTTACCGCTTGGTTCGTTAATTGGAGGGATGATAGGGGGGACAATGGGTTTACGGTTCGCTTTATTTGCGGGTGGCATTGGATTGTTAGCTTCGGCTTGTACCTTATTGTTTACCCCATTTTTACAACTACGTGTGAAATCATTTCATGAATTAACATTGGAAAAAGATGTGTCTGTAAAGAGCTAA
- a CDS encoding BtrH N-terminal domain-containing protein, which translates to MATIIEGFVPYQGEHCETTTMGNLLQFAGVQLSEPMLFGIGQGLGFIYWDSKGMDFPFIGGRVKPDELTACLATRLNLTVRIEETSSVNKAWQNVQSFIERGIPVGLKLDSYYLDYFTNKVHFAAHYAVIYGMDDEYAYMADTKQQGGLVKTRLDHLAMARNAKGSMSSRNRSFTIESVGALSPLVPAIRASLTQNAYDYLNPPIRNVGNKGIMKMSSEILKWPERSKNFEHDLCLTALLMERAGTGGALFRNLYRDFLKECTDLLEDPKLEQAYLMFAEIAPMWASVSSLIDHAGRTGSYQELKQVSKFLVEIADKERAAMELLL; encoded by the coding sequence ATGGCTACAATCATTGAAGGTTTCGTTCCTTATCAAGGTGAACATTGCGAGACGACGACTATGGGGAATTTGCTTCAATTTGCGGGTGTCCAGCTTTCGGAACCCATGTTATTCGGAATCGGGCAAGGATTGGGATTCATTTATTGGGATTCGAAGGGGATGGACTTTCCTTTTATTGGGGGGAGAGTGAAGCCTGATGAATTGACTGCTTGCTTAGCCACGCGCCTCAACTTGACCGTCAGGATAGAAGAAACTTCGTCTGTTAACAAAGCTTGGCAGAACGTACAGAGCTTCATCGAACGCGGCATTCCGGTTGGACTTAAACTGGACTCTTATTATTTGGATTATTTCACAAACAAAGTACACTTTGCCGCTCACTATGCGGTGATCTATGGGATGGATGACGAATACGCCTACATGGCGGATACGAAACAGCAGGGCGGACTGGTTAAGACGCGTTTGGATCATTTGGCCATGGCACGCAATGCCAAGGGGTCTATGAGCTCCCGAAATCGTTCCTTCACGATTGAGTCGGTTGGTGCCCTTTCGCCGCTTGTACCTGCTATTCGAGCATCCTTAACCCAGAATGCTTATGACTATTTGAATCCGCCCATTCGAAATGTCGGGAATAAAGGCATTATGAAAATGAGCAGTGAAATTCTAAAGTGGCCTGAGCGCAGTAAAAATTTTGAGCATGATCTATGTTTAACTGCGTTGTTAATGGAAAGAGCGGGAACCGGCGGTGCATTGTTTCGAAATCTGTATCGCGATTTTCTCAAAGAATGTACCGATCTGCTCGAAGATCCAAAATTAGAGCAGGCATACTTGATGTTCGCGGAAATCGCTCCAATGTGGGCTAGTGTTTCTTCTTTGATCGACCATGCAGGAAGAACAGGAAGCTACCAGGAGCTAAAACAGGTTTCCAAGTTTTTAGTCGAGATTGCGGATAAAGAACGAGCAGCTATGGAATTATTGTTGTAA
- a CDS encoding transposase, giving the protein MYEYVAKLLTGAKLYFPNVEITYDKFHAMKIVNTAVDETRRKEQRTKSSRYSW; this is encoded by the coding sequence ATGTATGAATATGTCGCCAAGCTTCTCACCGGTGCTAAACTCTACTTTCCAAATGTTGAAATCACCTATGACAAATTCCATGCCATGAAAATCGTTAATACCGCTGTTGATGAGACAAGACGCAAAGAACAACGGACAAAGAGCAGTCGATACTCTTGGTGA
- a CDS encoding PadR family transcriptional regulator, whose protein sequence is MKQLSNVEFMLLQIIAECNQVSGYDINKLIDQRGYREWANIGTTSIYTGLKKLNEKGLIESEDSIEKSGKGPMPIRFFMTEAGIDTLRNEIIVSLSSSRERDPRFDLGLAALPFVKKSAAIEALRQRLDFLKEISKQIGRKYESQGGVQLPLHVRALFLHAMSLNEHEQSFTSHQINELLEEMK, encoded by the coding sequence ATGAAACAACTTTCGAATGTTGAATTTATGCTGTTGCAAATCATCGCGGAATGTAATCAAGTGTCAGGTTACGACATCAATAAATTAATCGATCAGCGCGGCTACCGGGAATGGGCAAATATCGGCACGACTTCGATATATACAGGACTGAAGAAATTGAACGAAAAAGGATTGATCGAATCCGAGGATTCCATTGAGAAATCCGGTAAGGGACCTATGCCGATACGATTTTTCATGACAGAAGCCGGTATAGACACACTAAGAAATGAAATCATTGTCAGCCTGTCTTCTTCGCGAGAACGCGACCCCCGGTTCGATCTTGGACTGGCTGCTTTGCCTTTTGTCAAGAAGAGTGCAGCCATTGAAGCATTGCGGCAACGTCTGGATTTTCTTAAAGAGATTTCGAAACAGATCGGGCGAAAGTACGAATCGCAAGGAGGCGTTCAATTGCCGTTGCACGTAAGAGCGCTTTTCCTTCATGCTATGAGTCTTAATGAGCACGAACAATCGTTCACCTCTCATCAAATCAACGAATTATTGGAGGAGATGAAATAA
- a CDS encoding site-2 protease family protein, whose amino-acid sequence MSSARGLSEGNIAMANNQQADISDMLSWDISLAPDIDIYEVDEEFIVYQATTKKYYKIGKFSKVILDKIHESSIIRIEEIIIFACSQQQIISSETKQLVIRFLLHMLTCQVIIRDNMLDPSNKANEHINLKSIKQIRPKPFLKLIQLRSFPQILLIFSKLIPNLSYNMWKILFIAIPMFSLCIAIITMLRYSSSFTISNIWYWLIPLMFVQIMIHEIFHAVCSLRLGGKIRSIGFGLLYYIIPVGYIDLTDNYLLGRKKRAVIALAGPMLDSLAILLTVSCIWLIPSISDILHTFLMLQFSIFIFNCNLLLPSDGLKFVENWFNVVHLRKHSFEILKHSVLRQPPPVYLSRFSLKKRRLYIMYSITATLYILFFITFVLFSYWRVFVV is encoded by the coding sequence TTGAGTAGCGCAAGAGGACTATCTGAGGGAAATATTGCAATGGCAAACAATCAACAAGCTGATATATCAGATATGCTCTCTTGGGATATATCTCTTGCTCCAGATATAGATATTTATGAGGTGGATGAGGAGTTCATCGTCTATCAAGCAACCACAAAGAAGTACTATAAAATTGGAAAGTTTTCGAAGGTTATTTTGGATAAAATTCACGAGAGCTCTATTATTAGAATAGAGGAGATTATAATATTTGCTTGTTCTCAACAGCAAATAATATCTAGTGAGACCAAACAACTTGTTATCCGTTTTTTACTTCATATGTTAACTTGTCAAGTGATTATTCGTGACAATATGTTAGATCCATCTAACAAAGCTAATGAACATATAAATCTTAAATCGATTAAACAAATAAGACCTAAGCCATTTTTGAAACTCATTCAATTACGCTCTTTCCCTCAAATACTTCTAATATTCAGTAAGTTAATCCCGAATCTATCATATAATATGTGGAAGATATTATTTATTGCTATTCCAATGTTTTCATTGTGTATCGCAATAATTACTATGCTACGATATTCATCGTCGTTTACAATTTCTAATATTTGGTATTGGCTAATTCCATTAATGTTTGTACAAATTATGATTCATGAAATTTTTCATGCAGTATGTTCATTGCGTTTAGGAGGTAAAATTCGAAGTATAGGGTTTGGTTTACTATACTATATAATTCCTGTTGGTTATATTGATTTAACAGATAATTATTTGCTTGGAAGAAAAAAAAGAGCTGTCATAGCATTAGCAGGACCAATGCTTGATAGCTTGGCTATATTGTTGACAGTAAGTTGCATATGGCTAATCCCTAGCATAAGTGATATACTTCATACTTTTTTAATGCTACAGTTTAGCATCTTTATTTTTAACTGCAACTTGTTGTTACCAAGTGATGGATTGAAATTTGTGGAAAATTGGTTTAACGTTGTTCATTTGCGAAAGCATAGTTTTGAAATACTGAAGCATAGTGTGCTACGTCAGCCTCCACCTGTATATTTGTCAAGGTTCTCCTTAAAAAAAAGACGTCTATACATAATGTATAGTATTACAGCTACTTTATATATTCTCTTTTTCATTACCTTCGTATTGTTCTCATATTGGAGAGTATTTGTAGTGTGA
- a CDS encoding alpha/beta hydrolase — protein sequence MIRNHFEIENIPAVLWGDKSDKLFVVVHGNMSNKADDSIIVFAEEATAVGYQVLSFDLPQHGERKDDTYLCKVQNCVQDLNTIMTYAKSLSNNISIFACSMGAYFSLLEYSNEPLKQCLFLSPVVNMERIINNMMTWFNVSESRLKIEKEISTPIGQTLYWDYYCYVKEHPIVAWNIPTSILYGSEDNLCEFDVVSEFNKRFNCNLQVMENGEHYFHTEEQLRYFRQWLKKHIYVE from the coding sequence ATGATACGTAATCATTTTGAGATAGAAAATATTCCGGCAGTTTTGTGGGGTGACAAATCAGATAAGTTATTTGTGGTGGTGCATGGTAACATGTCAAATAAGGCAGACGACTCGATTATTGTATTTGCAGAAGAAGCAACAGCTGTAGGTTATCAAGTGCTTAGTTTTGATTTACCTCAACATGGTGAGCGTAAGGATGATACTTATCTTTGCAAAGTACAAAACTGTGTTCAAGACCTTAATACAATTATGACTTATGCAAAATCGTTATCAAATAATATAAGCATTTTTGCTTGTAGCATGGGAGCATATTTTAGCCTATTAGAATATAGCAATGAGCCGTTGAAGCAGTGTTTGTTTCTCTCTCCGGTGGTAAATATGGAACGTATCATAAATAATATGATGACATGGTTTAACGTAAGTGAGAGTAGACTAAAAATAGAGAAAGAAATTTCGACGCCTATTGGACAAACTCTCTATTGGGATTACTACTGTTATGTGAAAGAACATCCTATTGTTGCTTGGAATATTCCAACTTCAATTCTCTATGGTTCAGAAGATAACTTATGTGAGTTTGACGTTGTATCTGAATTTAATAAACGTTTTAACTGTAATTTGCAAGTAATGGAGAATGGAGAACACTATTTCCATACGGAGGAACAGTTGCGGTATTTCAGACAATGGCTGAAAAAACATATATACGTTGAATGA
- a CDS encoding YcaO-like family protein: MKALEELCGIGRLMSVPQKVLHSHGDPKFPTYSSVLGDLNAIALLSGNNFGNKMEISGAGGDVDDEMARTKCIAETLERYCSCVYDERQFIIASPRELGNEALDLRNIPMCSELELDHPRCPIRRPPLYNEKIRWVRGISLTNKRLVWIPAIMVYLFIPYKSDAERFWLPISTGCATHVSYEKALINGILEVIERDAIALTWLHQLPLPKLQFNENITEEVQRYSQKNEQFFYANNYYFNATTDLGIPTIYSVQRTKHNKQLANMVMCTTELNPEVALTKIMREGASCRAALQNKQPPAKEVDEFINVFDGATYMGLPERSQAFDFLVESAETSEYSVMKNLETGSDQLDLQFLIKHLESRGHEVFAVDLSTDESERAGMKAVRVIIPTLQPLSFSHRARFLGTKRLYEAVEKMGYGLRTEAQITTYPQPFA, from the coding sequence ATGAAGGCATTGGAAGAGTTGTGTGGTATCGGTAGATTAATGTCTGTTCCCCAAAAAGTGTTACATTCTCATGGGGATCCAAAATTCCCCACATATTCATCAGTTCTTGGAGATTTAAATGCAATTGCATTGCTGAGTGGTAATAATTTTGGCAATAAGATGGAGATTTCAGGTGCAGGAGGAGATGTTGACGATGAGATGGCCCGCACAAAATGCATAGCAGAAACATTAGAACGATATTGTTCATGTGTTTATGATGAACGTCAATTCATAATAGCATCGCCAAGGGAACTAGGTAATGAAGCGCTTGATTTACGAAACATTCCTATGTGCTCAGAATTAGAATTAGATCATCCGCGTTGTCCTATAAGAAGACCACCTTTATATAATGAAAAAATAAGATGGGTACGTGGAATTTCATTAACTAACAAACGCTTGGTTTGGATTCCAGCTATCATGGTCTACTTATTCATTCCATATAAAAGTGACGCAGAGCGTTTTTGGCTACCAATTTCAACAGGTTGTGCTACTCATGTATCCTATGAAAAAGCTCTTATTAATGGCATCTTAGAAGTTATTGAGCGTGATGCTATTGCGTTAACATGGTTACATCAGTTGCCTTTACCTAAGCTTCAGTTTAATGAAAATATAACGGAAGAGGTTCAACGTTATAGTCAGAAAAATGAGCAATTTTTCTATGCTAACAATTACTATTTTAATGCTACAACGGATTTAGGTATACCGACGATTTATTCAGTGCAACGCACCAAACATAACAAACAACTTGCTAATATGGTTATGTGTACAACCGAGCTTAATCCGGAAGTAGCATTAACAAAAATCATGAGAGAAGGAGCTTCTTGTCGAGCTGCTTTACAAAATAAGCAACCACCTGCCAAAGAAGTGGACGAGTTCATTAATGTGTTTGATGGCGCGACTTATATGGGATTACCAGAACGTAGCCAAGCGTTTGATTTTTTGGTTGAGTCTGCGGAAACGTCTGAATATTCTGTTATGAAAAATTTGGAGACAGGCAGTGACCAGTTGGATTTACAATTCTTAATTAAACATTTGGAAAGTAGGGGTCACGAAGTTTTTGCGGTTGATCTCTCAACAGATGAATCAGAACGCGCAGGGATGAAAGCAGTGCGTGTGATTATCCCCACTTTACAACCGCTTTCTTTTTCACATCGTGCAAGATTTCTTGGTACGAAACGTCTGTATGAAGCTGTTGAAAAAATGGGATATGGATTGCGAACGGAGGCGCAAATTACAACTTATCCTCAACCATTTGCATAG
- a CDS encoding TOMM precursor leader peptide-binding protein, translating to MWQIFSIGKFGYAVSDFLNHSEIQSNHAVLKNEYELFIPSNLSGVLFIANYQSISLLRQLDVEVHKQNIPFIPVVLDSPLLVVGPVIIPGNEGCYHCYHQRMMQHHPNAELTRSVQQYYNDQQIAGVQGYHPADVVLIGSLLKRIIECPESYQGKFFLLNEVTREMKNSCVTGVHSCPRCGLQRDEATRGYLDLAQHFRIQNGLIAEEV from the coding sequence ATGTGGCAGATTTTTTCGATTGGTAAATTCGGATATGCAGTCTCTGATTTTCTGAATCATTCAGAAATTCAATCAAATCACGCGGTCCTGAAAAATGAATACGAGCTTTTCATTCCCTCTAATTTATCAGGTGTTTTATTCATTGCTAATTATCAAAGCATCTCATTATTGCGCCAACTAGATGTAGAGGTGCATAAGCAGAATATTCCATTCATACCTGTTGTACTGGATAGTCCCTTGTTAGTAGTTGGACCAGTAATCATACCAGGTAATGAGGGATGTTATCATTGCTATCATCAGCGTATGATGCAACATCATCCAAATGCAGAACTTACCCGTAGTGTACAGCAGTATTATAACGATCAGCAAATAGCAGGAGTACAAGGTTATCACCCAGCTGATGTTGTATTAATTGGAAGTTTATTAAAAAGGATTATTGAATGTCCAGAATCATATCAGGGTAAATTTTTTCTATTAAATGAAGTGACGAGAGAAATGAAAAATAGTTGCGTTACTGGAGTACATAGTTGTCCACGTTGTGGATTACAACGTGATGAAGCAACAAGAGGGTATCTTGATTTAGCACAACATTTTAGAATTCAGAATGGGCTAATAGCTGAGGAGGTGTGA
- a CDS encoding RNA polymerase sigma factor: MTLEDEKYGASVKMNQMLARIFTEQLLEEEWTELYQVLWARYSPMITRRLRGEDAVKEVFQDWMIALYQSSNKQIPDNPVGYSVQILLNKIVRYIRKQIEYRQHEVELEAAATKYAEEEVRVFGDVVNTSVMVFRLHMQESLSKLSQTGRQYFVLHIYCGYTCKEIACMYDDTFAAVTKRIQRTKKEILASFITRSD; encoded by the coding sequence ATGACTTTAGAAGATGAAAAGTATGGAGCTTCCGTAAAAATGAATCAAATGTTAGCTCGTATATTTACTGAGCAACTGTTAGAGGAAGAATGGACAGAGCTTTATCAAGTGTTGTGGGCGAGATACTCGCCTATGATTACGAGGAGGCTTCGCGGTGAGGATGCTGTAAAAGAAGTGTTTCAGGATTGGATGATTGCTTTATATCAGTCAAGTAACAAGCAAATTCCAGATAATCCAGTGGGATATTCAGTGCAAATATTACTTAACAAGATTGTGCGATATATAAGGAAGCAGATTGAATATCGACAACATGAAGTCGAATTAGAGGCAGCAGCAACGAAATATGCAGAGGAAGAAGTCCGGGTTTTCGGTGATGTTGTAAACACATCAGTTATGGTATTTCGCCTTCACATGCAAGAGTCATTGAGTAAGTTATCTCAAACTGGACGCCAATACTTCGTATTGCATATTTACTGCGGATATACATGCAAGGAAATTGCTTGCATGTATGATGATACTTTTGCTGCTGTTACAAAGCGTATTCAACGTACAAAAAAAGAAATACTTGCAAGTTTTATCACTAGGTCCGATTAG